A window of the Diabrotica undecimpunctata isolate CICGRU chromosome 1, icDiaUnde3, whole genome shotgun sequence genome harbors these coding sequences:
- the LOC140441175 gene encoding uncharacterized protein, which produces MAYKIILISCLIAAVSAGSVQLQTSAPAVGPSPQIQITATPTIQYSAQLPHQGAVIIQQAPSLLQNAALILSQAAPILQAPQLIHQAPQLVQQGAPYIQQAAPYIQQAAPYIQQAAPIFQQAAPVLQQHNPFLQYAVRIAVPTAQYAQNPAPPQPAIQYAPQEVQISEKQNQQESPIPILQYSISPQAPTPFQISRNPIQIVAKGVPQFTPSVQYAEQDTAAPAENSDIVDQYNEAPPEALAPIVAAPEAPAPVNYAPVFKAAKVTKVKTPDHFDHNPEYSYGYDIEDGQTGDSKRQNEQRQGDVVQGSYSVVDPDGHRRTVDYTADPIHGFSAVVRREPVNIKNSRPVRRSRKYKARE; this is translated from the coding sequence ataattttaattagttGTCTCATAGCTGCTGTCAGCGCTGGCAGTGTCCAACTGCAGACCTCTGCACCAGCTGTAGGCCCTTCTCCGCAGATCCAAATCACCGCTACACCTACCATTCAATATTCTGCTCAGCTCCCTCATCAAGGAGCTGTGATTATTCAACAAGCACCATCGTTACTTCAAAATGCCGCTCTAATTCTTTCACAAGCTGCTCCAATATTACAAGCACCACAATTGATCCATCAAGCACCGCAATTGGTTCAGCAAGGAGCGCCATACATCCAACAAGCTGCGCCATACATACAACAAGCTGCGCCATATATCCAGCAAGCTGCACCAATATTTCAACAGGCAGCGCCAGTTCTTCAACAACACAATCCATTTCTGCAATATGCAGTACGAATAGCTGTGCCAACGGCTCAGTATGCTCAAAACCCTGCACCTCCACAGCCTGCAATTCAGTACGCACCACAGGAAGTGCAAATATCTGAAAAACAAAATCAGCAAGAATCGCCTATACCTATTCTTCAATATTCTATTTCACCACAAGCGCCAACTCCATTTCAAATATCTCGTAATCCTATACAGATTGTAGCTAAAGGAGTTCCACAATTTACACCTTCAGTTCAATATGCCGAACAAGACACTGCTGCTCCTGCTGAAAATTCAGATATAGTAGACCAGTACAACGAAGCTCCTCCAGAAGCATTAGCACCTATAGTTGCAGCTCCAGAAGCTCCAGCTCCTGTAAACTATGCCCCAGTTTTCAAAGCAGCTAAAGTGACTAAGGTTAAAACACCCGATCATTTCGACCACAATCCTGAGTATAGCTATGGATATGACATTGAGGACGGACAAACGGGAGATAGTAAAAGACAGAATGAGCAAAGGCAAGGAGATGTGGTTCAAGGTAGTTATTCTGTAGTGGATCCAGATGGTCACAGAAGAACAGTAGACTACACTGCGGATCCAATTCATGGGTTTAGCGCAGTTGTTCGAAGGGAGCCGGTTAATATTAAAAATTCGAGACCTGTGAGACGTAGTAGAAAGTATAAAGCAAgagaatga